From the genome of Lotus japonicus ecotype B-129 chromosome 6, LjGifu_v1.2, one region includes:
- the LOC130723278 gene encoding DNA repair protein XRCC3 homolog, producing the protein MRAENLLQQRTEKCTLGCPVLDRFLRGGVPCNSVTELVGESGSGKTQLCLQLALSAQSTLYIYTEFPFPIRRLHQLSQRAAVDDPRSPSFDPCDSVFLRSVSSANELLRIFPQIEDFLSFRRTRLPVSVIVVDSIAALFRSEFDNNAVDLRRRSSLFFKISGELKSLAKRFGLAVVVTNQVVDLIGDEMMMMNSNNEMCTSGRRVCPALGLAWANCVNSRVFLSKEVDDGGDGGVTRTRKLSVVFAPHLPQSSCQFVITGDGVFGVDHQTLQGRGANV; encoded by the coding sequence ATGAGAGCAGAGAATCTGTTGCAGCAGCGAACGGAGAAGTGCACCCTGGGGTGTCCCGTACTGGATCGCTTCCTCCGCGGCGGCGTACCCTGCAACTCCGTCACTGAACTCGTCGGCGAGAGCGGTTCCGGCAAGACCCAACTCTGCCTCCAACTCGCCCTCTCCGCTCAGTCCACCCTCTACATCTACACCGAGTTCCCTTTCCCCATCCGCCGCCTCCACCAGCTCTCCCAACGCGCCGCCGTCGATGATCCCCGTTCTCCCTCCTTCGACCCCTGCGACAGCGTCTTCCTCCGAAGCGTCAGCTCCGCCAACGAACTCCTCCGCATCTTCCCCCAAATCGAGGACTTCCTTTCCTTCCGGCGGACCCGGTTGCCGGTGAGTGTCATCGTGGTGGACTCAATTGCCGCCCTCTTCCGCTCCGAATTCGACAACAACGCCGTGGACCTCCGGCGAAGGTCGTCGCTGTTCTTCAAAATCTCCGGGGAGTTGAAATCTTTGGCGAAGAGGTTTGggttggcggtggtggtgacgaaTCAGGTGGTTGATTTGATCGGTGatgagatgatgatgatgaacagtAACAACGAGATGTGTACGTCGGGGAGAAGGGTTTGCCCGGCGCTTGGTCTGGCGTGGGCGAACTGCGTGAACTCGAGGGTGTTCTTGTCGAAGGAGGTTGACGACGGCGGCGACGGTGGAGTCACCAGGACGAGGAAGCTCAGTGTTGTGTTTGCTCCTCACTTGCCTCAATCCAGTTGCCAGTTTGTCATCACCGGAGATGGCGTTTTTGGTGTAGATCATCAAACCCTACAAGGAAGGGGAGCCAATGTGTAA